A stretch of Equus caballus isolate H_3958 breed thoroughbred chromosome 11, TB-T2T, whole genome shotgun sequence DNA encodes these proteins:
- the EVI2A gene encoding protein EVI2A, producing the protein MEHIGYYLHLAFLMTIVFSLSSGTKANYTLLWANNTTVWDSDIHRNKNENININPATPEVDKKDNSTSMPEIATSAHIVPLTPKSQPELYIPSVVRNSSPTVQSIENTSKSHSEIFKKDVCEENYNKIAMLVCVIIIAVLFLICTLLFLSTVVLANKVSSLRRSKQAGKRQPRSNGDFLASSGLWPADSDTWKRAKQLTGPNLMMQSTGALTATMERKDEERTEKLTN; encoded by the coding sequence ATGGAACACATTGGATATTACCTACATCTTGCCTTTCTGATGACaatagttttctctttgtcttctggaACAAAAGCAAACTATACCCTTCTGTGGGCTAACAATACTACTGTCTGGGATTCAGATattcacagaaacaaaaatgaaaacattaatataAACCCTGCAACTCCTGAAGTAGATAAAAAAGATAACTCTACAAGCATGCCTGAAATAGCAACATCAGCTCACATTGTACCCTTAACTCCTAAATCTCAACCGGAGCTTTATATACCTTCTGTTGTCAGGAACAGTTCTCCAACAGTACAGAGCATTGAAAACACAAGCAAGAGTCACagtgaaattttcaaaaaagatgTCTGTGAGGAAAACTACAACAAAATCGCTATGCTAGTTTGTGTAATTATAATTGCAGTGCTTTTTCTTATCTGTACCCTTCTATTTCTATCAACTGTGGTTCTGGCAAACAAAGTCTCATCTCTCAGACGATCAAAACAAGCAGGCAAACGTCAGCCTAGAAGCAATGGCGATTTTCTGGCAAGCAGTGGTCTATGGCCTGCTGACTCAGATACTTGGAAAAGAGCAAAACAGCTCACAGGGCCCAACCTAATGATGCAATCTACTGGAGCACTCACAGCtacaatggaaagaaaagatgaagaaagaactgaaaaactCACTAACTGA
- the EVI2B gene encoding protein EVI2B, with protein MDLKYFVLILFCGHLNDTFFSETEATTTEKQPQSTSFGSPTPYNSANSQNTTGNPLGQPTQFNNVSSEQAIPTTKVAAGQPTQAAYVSSGKLAAHTSAGQPLAYNITRQPIPTANISSQQTARPVFTSVRQLPPATHTSTRQSPTFAYTSTQPPSFVHTSRKPTSTNVHHPPTKQTTTVKHPPRVTPGFIIETTSKKNTPHKTNSNTIAAILIGVILISMLVTIIMIVLWKCLRKPVISDQNWAGRSPFADGETPDICIDNIRENEVSTKRSSIVSFMAWKPNKSTVLADDLEIKLFESSENNEDSNNLQTEKIKDHVNGTSEDSADGSTIGTAVSSSDDAELPPPPPSLLDLEGRESNQSDKPGMTTASPLPKDSTNLPPSLNSLNEVCEDHNSEFKQSFPPPPDSLNLPLPSGDFMKNQEDYNNEIQCQEFSIPPNSDQDLNESLPPPPEELL; from the coding sequence ATGGATCTCAAATATTTCGTCTTAATTTTGTTTTGCGGACACCTGAATGATACATTCTTCTCAGAGACAGAAGCAACTACAACAGAGAAGCAACCACAGTCTACTTCATTTGGATCACCAACGCCATATAACTCAGCTAATTCTCAAAACACAACAGGGAATCCGTTGGGTCAACCAACACAATTCAATAACGTTTCTTCTGAACAAGCAATACCAACTACCAAAGTCGCTGCTGGACAACCCACACAAGCTGCCTATGTCTCTTCTGGAAAACTGGCAGCACACACTTCTGCTGGACAACCACTTGCCTATAACATAACCAGACAACCAATACCAACGGCCAACATCTCCTCCCAACAAACAGCACGACCTGTGTTCACCTCTGTTAGACAACTACCACCAGCTACCCATACTTCTACCAGACAATCACCAACATTTGCCTATACTTCCACTCAACCACCATCGTTTGTCCACACTTCTAGAAAACCAACATCAACGAATGTTCATCATCCAcccacaaaacaaacaacaactgTCAAACATCCACCTAGGGTTACACCAGGATTCATCATAGAAACTACAAGTAAGAAAAATACTCCACATAAAACCAATTCTAATACAATAGCTGCCATATTAATTGGTGTAATTCTGATTTCTATGTTGGTAACTATAATCATGATTGTACTATGGAAGTGCTTGAGAAAACCAGTTATAAGTGATCAAAACTGGGCAGGTAGATCTCCGTTTGCGGATGGTGAAACCCCTGACATATGTATAGATAACATTAGAGAAAATGAAGTATCCACAAAACGTTCATCAATTGTTTCATTTATGGCCTGGAAACCAAACAAAAGCACAGTTTTAGCAGATGATTTAGAAATAAAGTTGTTTGAATCAAGTGAAAACAATGAAGATTCTAACAACCtccaaacagagaaaataaaagatcacGTAAATGGTACATCGGAGGATAGTGCTGATGGATCAACAATTGGTACTGCGGTTTCTTCTTCAGACGATGCCGAGCTGCCTCCAccacctccttcccttcttgATTTGGAAGGACGGGAAAGTAACCAATCTGACAAACCTGGAATGACAACTGCATCTCCTCTTCCAAAAGATTCCACCAATCTCCCACCATCTCTGAACAGTCTTAATGAAGTCTGTGAAGATCATAATTCTGAGTTCAAACAGtcatttccacctcctcctgatTCACTTAATTTGCCTCTGCCATCAGGAGATTTTATGAAAAACCAGGAAGATTACAACAATGAGATCCAGTG